Proteins from a genomic interval of Oncorhynchus mykiss isolate Arlee chromosome 21, USDA_OmykA_1.1, whole genome shotgun sequence:
- the LOC118942817 gene encoding splicing factor, proline- and glutamine-rich-like, with translation MLCVSTSQLGQVDGAVHHRVSWTRWTVLSTTGSAGPGGRCSPPQGQLDQVDGAVHHKVKDTPAAPVEETPLVTDPQSQLQPYDPQPYPYYPQPYPYDPLTTQLLPNLQTLTPGEQAQSSSLSSEEEASPPVVYTRVMLPPVVPAYQSQGLSVDPNPEPSVLTPDPLPLTPDPGHAHLGNPPTVAPMASGGQGTPKPEVGGAVGVQMKSAVEKGTEGAVGVREGGGVQMKSGGAGDPCPLEKSPPVRETQTSTHSDPRLTHRLTPRQLPIRARSDGRRA, from the exons ATGTTGTGTGTATCGACCAG TCAGCTGGGCCAAGTGGACGGTGCTGTCCACCACAGGGTCAGCTGGACCAGGTGGACGGTGCTGTCCACCACAGGGTCAGCTGGACCAGGTGGACGGTGCTCTCCACCACAGGGTCAGCTGGACCAGGTGGACGGTGCTGTCCACCACAAG GTTAAAGATACGCCTGCGGCCCCTGTAGAGGAAACTCCCTTGGTGACAGATCCACAGTCCCAGCTCCAGCCATACGACCCACAGCCCTACCCCTACTACCCACAGCCATACCCCTACGACCCACTCACAACACAGCTACTGCCCAACCTGCAAACACTCACACCTGGGGAACAGGCACAG TCGTCGTCTCTGAGTTCTGAAGAGGAAGCTTCACCTCCT GTGGTCTACACCAGGGTGATGTTGCCTCCTGTGGTGCCCGCGTATCAGAGCCAGGGGCTGAGTGtggaccctaaccctgaaccttcagtcttaacccctgaccccttacctctgacccctgaccccggCCACGCCCACCTGGGGAACCCCCCGACTGTAGCCCCGATGGCCTCGGGGGGCCAGGGGACCCCCAAACCTGAGGTGGGGGGTGCGGTAGGGGTACAGATGAAGAGTGCCGTGGAGAAGGGTACAGAGGGGGCtgtgggggtgagagaggggggaggggtacaGATGAAGAGTGGAGGTGCAGGTGACCCCTGTCCCTTGGAGAAGAGCCCCCCAGTAAGAGAGACCCAAACTTCTACCCATTCTGATCCTCGCCTCACACATCGTCTCACCCCCAGGCAGCTCCCCATCCGAGCTAGGAGCGATGGGAGGAGAGCCTGA